From one Plantibacter flavus genomic stretch:
- a CDS encoding aldo/keto reductase, which translates to MKYTHLGRTGTTVSRIVLGTMNFGDRTSEEDSFAIMDRAFDLGVNFFDTANAYGGSAGRGATEEIIGRWFAARPGVRDDIVLATKVHSPMVAPNDDGSDVVNARGASAWQVRREAIASLERLQTDRVDLYQFHHIDRHISWQELWQAMEVLVARGEVVYTGSSNFAAWNIAQANEVASQRHFLGLVSEQSLYNLAQRSIELEVIPAAQHYGLGILPWSPLSGGLLSGGSSDKRARSGESRITEARAKQQEQLDAYDRFAAERGWTSASLGLAWLLHQPGVTGPIIGPRTIEQLESAVAAVDIELSADDLAALDELFPGPGGQAPEAYAW; encoded by the coding sequence ATGAAGTACACGCACCTCGGCCGCACGGGGACGACGGTCTCCCGGATCGTGCTCGGCACGATGAACTTCGGCGACCGGACCAGCGAGGAGGACTCGTTCGCGATCATGGACCGGGCGTTCGACCTCGGCGTCAACTTCTTCGACACGGCGAACGCGTATGGCGGCAGCGCCGGTCGTGGCGCGACGGAGGAGATCATCGGCCGGTGGTTCGCAGCCCGCCCCGGCGTCCGTGACGACATCGTCCTGGCGACGAAGGTCCACTCGCCCATGGTCGCCCCGAACGACGACGGCTCGGATGTGGTGAACGCGCGTGGTGCGTCGGCCTGGCAGGTGCGTCGCGAGGCGATCGCGTCGCTCGAGCGACTGCAGACGGACCGGGTCGACCTGTACCAGTTCCACCACATCGACCGTCACATCTCCTGGCAGGAGCTGTGGCAGGCCATGGAGGTGCTCGTCGCGCGCGGCGAGGTCGTCTACACGGGCAGCTCGAACTTCGCCGCGTGGAACATCGCGCAGGCGAACGAGGTCGCATCACAGCGACACTTCCTTGGCCTCGTCAGCGAGCAGTCGCTCTACAACCTCGCGCAGCGCTCGATCGAACTCGAGGTCATCCCGGCTGCGCAGCACTACGGCCTCGGCATCCTGCCGTGGTCGCCGCTGTCCGGTGGTCTGCTGAGCGGTGGTTCCTCCGACAAGCGCGCGCGGTCGGGCGAGTCCCGCATCACCGAGGCCCGTGCTAAGCAGCAGGAGCAACTCGACGCCTACGACCGCTTCGCGGCCGAGCGTGGCTGGACCTCGGCGTCGCTCGGTCTCGCGTGGCTTCTGCACCAGCCCGGCGTGACCGGTCCGATCATCGGACCGCGCACGATCGAGCAGCTGGAGTCCGCAGTCGCAGCAGTCGATATCGAGCTGAGCGCCGATGACCTCGCCGCTCTCGACGAGCTCTTCCCCGGTCCCGGTGGCCAGGCCCCGGAAGCCTACGCCTGGTAG
- a CDS encoding NAD(P)H-binding protein, with protein MTPRDTIAATEGSIEETSIASSTRVFIFGITGRVGRLLAARLRAGGVIVSGLTRSSLPDPTLGPDGVTTVTGELGFATTREITAMISDWDVIVFAAGSNAGAQSVTNDIDDAALQRVSDAVMASPGKRLILLSVLPEAWRERQLSDDEEHYFAVKKRAEVALTRQPIDWVILRPSLLTDEPGQGTVALGPAELHDEINREDVAAVLEALVLEPTINRRILEVNTGPTAISEAVGRVARSYQA; from the coding sequence ATGACGCCGCGAGACACCATCGCCGCCACCGAAGGTTCGATAGAGGAGACTTCGATCGCATCCTCAACGCGCGTCTTCATCTTCGGGATCACGGGCAGGGTCGGTCGCCTCCTGGCCGCCCGACTCCGCGCGGGCGGCGTCATCGTCTCAGGCCTTACGAGGTCGTCACTGCCTGACCCCACCCTGGGCCCCGACGGAGTGACGACCGTCACGGGCGAGCTCGGGTTCGCCACCACGCGGGAGATCACGGCGATGATCTCGGACTGGGACGTCATCGTCTTCGCCGCGGGGTCGAACGCCGGAGCTCAAAGTGTGACAAACGACATCGACGACGCGGCGCTCCAGCGCGTGTCGGATGCAGTGATGGCATCACCGGGGAAACGCCTCATCTTGCTGTCCGTCCTGCCGGAGGCCTGGCGCGAGCGGCAGCTGAGCGACGACGAGGAGCACTACTTCGCCGTCAAGAAACGCGCAGAGGTCGCCCTCACCCGTCAGCCGATCGACTGGGTCATCCTCCGCCCGTCCCTGCTGACCGACGAGCCGGGCCAGGGGACGGTCGCCCTCGGGCCTGCCGAGCTCCACGACGAGATCAATCGCGAGGACGTGGCCGCGGTCCTCGAGGCACTCGTCCTCGAGCCGACCATCAACCGGCGGATCCTCGAAGTGAACACCGGGCCGACCGCCATCAGCGAGGCGGTCGGCCGCGTCGCACGTTCCTACCAGGCGTAG
- a CDS encoding TetR/AcrR family transcriptional regulator, which yields METTADDSLRSTPKRRLSWDARHAQLLDAFRDLVRTQDLADVTLARVAAHAGVTKPVAYDHFGDLSGLFSEAYRAFESHQRDVLLRALESAPRDLDAVADLVAEAYIACWVAEGLELSAVVDALRGSKTLSTLRSEAEQAYLEICREALEPWTGPLVSASLAAVVGAGDALARSVMSGSLSTAQASSTLAGVVRAVASASAVPDATRDRRT from the coding sequence ATGGAGACCACCGCGGACGACAGCCTGAGGTCGACGCCGAAACGTCGCCTCTCGTGGGATGCGCGCCACGCGCAGTTGCTCGATGCGTTCCGCGACCTCGTCCGCACGCAGGACCTCGCGGATGTCACTCTGGCGCGTGTGGCCGCGCACGCCGGCGTGACGAAGCCCGTGGCCTACGACCACTTCGGCGATCTGTCGGGGCTGTTCTCCGAGGCCTACCGAGCCTTCGAGTCCCACCAGCGAGACGTCCTGCTCCGGGCCCTCGAGAGCGCCCCGCGGGACCTCGATGCTGTAGCCGACCTGGTCGCCGAGGCCTACATCGCGTGCTGGGTCGCTGAGGGGTTGGAGCTTTCGGCCGTGGTGGACGCCCTCCGCGGGTCGAAGACCCTGAGCACCCTGCGGTCGGAGGCGGAGCAGGCGTATCTCGAGATCTGTCGCGAGGCGCTGGAGCCTTGGACCGGACCCCTCGTGAGTGCATCGTTGGCTGCTGTCGTCGGTGCCGGGGACGCCCTCGCCCGAAGTGTCATGTCCGGGTCGCTCTCAACCGCTCAGGCCTCCTCGACACTCGCCGGGGTGGTTCGTGCCGTCGCGTCGGCGTCTGCCGTCCCCGATGCCACTCGAGACCGCAGGACCTGA
- a CDS encoding VOC family protein: protein MGVLGIGGLFFRSQDPSARAAWYREHLGIEAGAEGEGTVWMQEAGMTVFAPVAGTSESFAHDQPFMLNLRVSDLDALTEHLEGAGIAVERRTEWETDYGRFVRIHDPEGLPIELWEIVE, encoded by the coding sequence ATGGGCGTTCTCGGCATCGGCGGGTTGTTCTTCCGCAGTCAAGACCCGTCGGCGCGTGCGGCCTGGTATCGCGAACATCTCGGCATCGAGGCCGGCGCGGAGGGCGAAGGAACGGTCTGGATGCAGGAGGCTGGCATGACCGTCTTCGCGCCTGTCGCGGGGACGAGCGAGTCGTTCGCGCACGACCAGCCGTTCATGCTCAACCTTCGCGTGAGCGACTTGGACGCCCTGACGGAGCATCTCGAGGGAGCCGGGATCGCCGTCGAGCGTCGAACCGAGTGGGAGACGGATTACGGCCGATTCGTCCGCATCCACGACCCTGAGGGCCTCCCGATCGAGCTCTGGGAGATCGTCGAATAG
- a CDS encoding YbhB/YbcL family Raf kinase inhibitor-like protein, which translates to MPNDPFDRLPEVPQFTVTSETVSDGEAFAEPQYSGAFGVPGGEDVSPQLSWSGAPSETKGYAVTVYDPDAPTGSGFWHWAVANLPADVTSLPEGAGTAAGDLLPAGSFQLSNDAGTAQFIGAAPPAGHGEHRYFITVHALDTDDIGIPADSTPAFLGFNMSSHILGRATIVATGRIDD; encoded by the coding sequence ATGCCGAACGACCCCTTTGACCGCCTCCCCGAGGTCCCCCAGTTCACGGTGACCAGCGAAACGGTCTCCGACGGCGAGGCGTTCGCCGAGCCGCAGTATTCAGGCGCGTTCGGCGTGCCCGGGGGCGAAGACGTCTCACCGCAGCTGAGCTGGTCGGGCGCGCCGTCCGAGACCAAGGGCTACGCCGTCACGGTGTACGACCCTGACGCCCCGACCGGGTCCGGCTTCTGGCATTGGGCGGTCGCGAACCTCCCCGCCGACGTCACGTCGCTGCCCGAGGGCGCCGGCACCGCGGCGGGCGACCTGCTGCCGGCAGGCTCGTTCCAGCTGTCGAACGACGCAGGCACCGCGCAGTTCATCGGAGCCGCTCCGCCCGCGGGGCACGGTGAGCACCGCTACTTCATCACCGTCCACGCACTGGACACGGATGACATCGGCATCCCTGCCGACAGCACCCCGGCGTTCCTCGGATTCAACATGTCATCGCACATCCTCGGACGCGCCACGATCGTCGCCACCGGCCGGATCGACGACTGA
- a CDS encoding endo-1,4-beta-xylanase: protein MSIARRRIIASGAAVALVLGLVGCTPTGSPSGRETVVDLLEHDWQHVPGVVADGDELRVTATGRTIVEQDGGGGQPNPPVDLAGVHLEAPDDFILRTSLTDVTGDATLAVLARPPVIADEFLIQPAGLTLTLDGDGLRIAVFDGSTPEDVTDPAPVEDKHVTVTDPEAELSVHRSGDRLEIASDGETLSSLPLGDVFDSGELWLGVSSEEGSFTVGSMTATAPAGASLAAAGPVADDAEPSPEGLQALASSARPDFLIGAAAALGPLVSDAAYAANLVGNVGLITPENAMKPQALSPRQDEYHFEEADALLDLAASKGITVHGHTIAFSEAMPGWMRDLPADTEPERQTSAGTLLDYVHTVVTHFRGRLDSLDVVNEPFDVEQGTQLQENVWYRVFGPSYPVIVSQAVHDADPDVRQFINENGADVPGPRQDALLQLALDTNERGGHIDGVGLQAHVYDLDTDALSADDLATTFDTFADAGLIVRISENDVPDDEGEDVQAEQYATVLAACLGSDACVSYTSWGVDDAYDWFIDDDGDLRQGHDLLFDDGEPTPAYDALRRVLAD, encoded by the coding sequence ATGTCGATCGCCAGGAGACGGATCATCGCGAGCGGAGCGGCGGTCGCCCTCGTTCTCGGACTGGTCGGGTGCACGCCGACCGGCTCGCCGTCCGGGCGGGAGACGGTCGTCGATCTCCTGGAGCACGATTGGCAGCACGTACCAGGCGTCGTCGCAGACGGTGATGAGCTGCGGGTGACGGCGACGGGACGGACCATCGTCGAACAGGACGGCGGTGGAGGCCAGCCGAACCCGCCGGTCGATCTCGCGGGCGTGCACCTCGAGGCCCCGGACGACTTCATCCTCAGGACGTCGCTCACGGACGTGACCGGGGATGCGACGTTGGCCGTCCTCGCCCGCCCACCCGTCATCGCCGACGAGTTCCTGATCCAGCCTGCCGGTCTCACGCTCACCCTCGACGGCGACGGTCTCCGGATCGCGGTCTTCGACGGGTCCACACCGGAGGACGTGACCGACCCTGCGCCGGTGGAAGACAAGCACGTGACGGTCACCGACCCCGAGGCGGAGCTCTCCGTGCACCGTTCCGGCGACCGACTCGAGATCGCGAGCGACGGCGAGACGCTGTCCTCGCTCCCCCTCGGCGACGTCTTCGACTCGGGCGAACTCTGGCTGGGGGTGTCGAGCGAAGAGGGATCCTTCACGGTCGGTTCCATGACCGCCACGGCACCGGCCGGTGCCTCACTTGCCGCCGCAGGTCCCGTCGCGGACGATGCGGAACCCTCCCCGGAGGGGCTGCAGGCGCTCGCCTCCAGCGCGCGGCCCGACTTCCTCATCGGTGCGGCGGCGGCGCTCGGCCCGCTCGTCTCGGACGCCGCGTACGCGGCGAACCTCGTGGGGAACGTCGGTCTGATCACCCCGGAGAACGCCATGAAGCCACAAGCGCTCTCCCCCAGGCAAGACGAGTACCACTTCGAGGAGGCCGACGCCCTGCTCGACCTCGCAGCGAGCAAGGGGATCACCGTGCACGGCCACACGATCGCCTTCAGCGAGGCGATGCCCGGCTGGATGCGCGACCTGCCCGCCGACACCGAGCCGGAGCGCCAGACCAGCGCCGGGACTCTGCTGGACTACGTGCACACCGTCGTCACCCACTTCCGTGGCCGGCTCGATTCGCTCGACGTCGTCAACGAACCGTTCGACGTCGAGCAGGGCACCCAGCTCCAGGAGAACGTCTGGTACCGCGTCTTCGGGCCGAGCTACCCGGTGATCGTCTCGCAGGCCGTGCACGATGCAGACCCGGATGTCAGGCAGTTCATCAACGAGAACGGAGCCGACGTGCCGGGTCCCCGCCAGGACGCCCTGCTCCAGCTCGCGCTGGACACGAACGAGCGGGGTGGACACATCGACGGCGTCGGCCTCCAGGCCCACGTCTACGACCTCGACACCGACGCGCTGTCGGCGGACGATCTCGCGACCACGTTCGACACCTTCGCCGATGCGGGTCTGATCGTCCGCATCTCCGAGAACGACGTCCCCGACGACGAGGGTGAGGACGTGCAGGCGGAGCAGTACGCCACCGTCCTCGCGGCGTGCCTCGGCTCGGACGCCTGCGTGTCGTACACGAGCTGGGGCGTGGACGACGCCTACGACTGGTTCATCGACGACGACGGCGACCTGCGACAGGGCCACGACCTCCTGTTCGACGACGGCGAGCCGACGCCCGCCTACGACGCACTGCGGCGGGTCCTCGCCGATTGA
- a CDS encoding uracil-DNA glycosylase family protein gives MHPIDRLRAEVAAHESNAWARELGWEPLFVASPEARVLIISQAPGRLAQESGIPWNDPSGVLLRSWMGVTPEEFYDPANVAIIPMDFYFPGKGTSGDLPPRRDFAPRWHPPLLERLTEVRLTILIGAYAQRAYLGPRAGRTLTENVRAAETHLPFFPIVHPSPLARGWRSKNPWFQEETVPLLAAQVRAALTA, from the coding sequence ATGCATCCGATCGATCGACTCCGAGCCGAGGTCGCCGCGCACGAGTCGAACGCCTGGGCCCGCGAACTCGGCTGGGAACCGCTCTTCGTCGCCTCCCCAGAGGCACGGGTCCTCATCATCAGTCAAGCGCCTGGTCGCCTGGCGCAGGAGTCGGGCATCCCGTGGAACGACCCGAGCGGCGTCCTCCTCCGCTCATGGATGGGTGTGACGCCCGAGGAGTTCTACGACCCGGCGAACGTCGCGATCATCCCGATGGACTTCTACTTCCCGGGCAAGGGGACGAGCGGCGACCTGCCGCCTCGCCGGGACTTCGCACCGCGCTGGCATCCGCCCCTGCTCGAGCGGTTGACGGAGGTGCGCTTGACGATCCTCATCGGCGCCTACGCCCAGCGCGCCTACCTCGGACCGCGGGCCGGTCGCACCCTGACGGAGAACGTCCGTGCCGCGGAGACCCACCTGCCCTTCTTCCCGATCGTGCACCCGTCGCCGCTCGCGCGCGGCTGGCGCAGCAAGAACCCCTGGTTCCAGGAGGAGACGGTCCCGCTGCTCGCCGCGCAGGTGCGGGCGGCGCTCACGGCGTGA
- a CDS encoding deoxyguanosinetriphosphate triphosphohydrolase family protein codes for MDDDQRRRRLIPEPVDRFATGEEYPEYRVDLERIRFSPYFARLSAVTQVVSPSGIGQVVHNRLTHSIKVTAVARAIAMQLTTTDPEQNAIVERLGGCDPVVVQAAASAHDLGHPPFGHLGEQVLDRLARERLGLAEGFEGNAQSFRILSALDVCETVKEGLNLTAASRAAVLKYPWGRTIHRPDLDPTDPTRMPRGSTASRWETAPPKFSAYTLDLDDMLDARSAFTAIAPWQQTVECSVMDVADDIAYSLHDLDDFYRAGVLQQAAVAVEFRTFLRDQHTLAALDAEELWNRAPGHSLELLRRRIVSRDPWIASDEHFRASVQRVATELVEGLLAVPFDGSSRTERAIESFVSSWIGRLQRSVLVVEEPNVRSGHVSLLPEAWHDVTVLKFVHTRFVIDRPDFATYQRGQSRVLDVLVTELDSWLDDPRDGPRAPQKLLDFVELATDGYFRLRADNPDWLPADPESDDGRPQSDPRALGRLGRARGILDYVASLTDEQATALAARLRGDREAWAFGS; via the coding sequence ATGGACGACGACCAGCGGCGACGGCGCCTCATCCCCGAGCCGGTGGACCGGTTCGCGACCGGCGAGGAGTACCCCGAGTACCGGGTCGACCTCGAGCGCATCCGGTTCTCCCCGTACTTCGCGCGGTTGTCCGCCGTGACGCAGGTCGTCTCGCCCTCCGGTATCGGCCAGGTCGTCCACAACCGGCTCACGCACTCGATCAAAGTGACCGCGGTCGCCCGCGCCATCGCCATGCAGCTCACCACGACCGATCCCGAGCAGAACGCCATCGTCGAGCGGCTCGGCGGTTGCGACCCGGTCGTCGTGCAGGCAGCAGCCTCAGCCCACGACCTCGGCCACCCGCCGTTCGGCCACCTCGGCGAGCAGGTCCTCGACCGCCTGGCCCGAGAGCGACTCGGCCTCGCGGAAGGCTTCGAGGGCAATGCGCAGTCGTTCCGCATCCTCTCCGCGCTCGACGTGTGCGAGACGGTGAAGGAGGGCCTCAACCTCACGGCGGCCTCCCGCGCCGCCGTGCTCAAGTACCCCTGGGGCCGCACCATCCACCGTCCCGACCTCGACCCCACCGACCCGACGAGGATGCCGCGCGGGTCCACCGCAAGCCGCTGGGAGACCGCGCCGCCGAAGTTCTCCGCGTACACCCTCGATCTCGACGACATGCTCGACGCACGCAGTGCGTTCACCGCGATCGCCCCCTGGCAGCAGACCGTCGAGTGCTCCGTGATGGACGTCGCCGACGACATCGCCTACTCCCTGCACGACCTCGACGACTTCTACCGGGCCGGCGTCCTGCAGCAGGCGGCGGTGGCGGTCGAGTTCCGCACCTTCCTCCGCGACCAGCACACCCTCGCCGCGCTCGACGCCGAGGAACTCTGGAACCGCGCACCCGGCCACTCGCTCGAACTGTTGCGCCGGCGGATCGTCTCGCGCGACCCGTGGATCGCCAGCGACGAGCACTTCCGGGCGTCGGTCCAGCGGGTCGCGACCGAGCTCGTCGAAGGACTCCTCGCGGTCCCCTTCGACGGTTCCAGCCGCACCGAGCGCGCCATCGAATCCTTCGTGTCGTCCTGGATCGGCCGCCTCCAGCGTTCCGTCCTCGTCGTGGAGGAGCCGAACGTGCGATCGGGTCATGTGTCACTCCTGCCCGAGGCGTGGCACGACGTCACCGTGTTGAAGTTCGTCCACACCCGGTTCGTCATCGACCGCCCGGACTTCGCCACCTATCAGCGCGGCCAGTCGCGGGTGCTCGACGTGCTCGTCACCGAACTGGACAGCTGGCTCGACGACCCGCGCGACGGCCCGCGCGCGCCGCAGAAACTACTCGACTTCGTCGAACTCGCCACGGACGGCTACTTCCGCCTGCGAGCGGACAACCCCGACTGGCTCCCGGCCGACCCCGAGTCCGACGACGGTCGTCCGCAGAGCGACCCGCGCGCACTGGGCCGCCTCGGTCGGGCGCGCGGCATCCTCGACTACGTCGCCTCGCTGACGGACGAACAGGCGACGGCGCTCGCGGCCAGACTGCGCGGCGATCGCGAAGCCTGGGCCTTCGGGAGCTGA
- a CDS encoding helix-turn-helix transcriptional regulator: MSEHTGPVERSEVAGRDVDEARELFAGAYNAGSMVIEPTASDFTFRYTAIGDDELTLRGTQFDGHVTGTVLTQGEYIVSWLTGGSGATDLAGDPVRLVHGQPAMFANNRLAEFDFTDYRQNLMHFDGTFLERVAGEVEGTSGPILFDTTARPSGEQLRRWAASVTSVARVIYDDASPALLRSEANRAAAVALLETFPHTALHAPVEIGVPSGGKTRAAVEFMIANAHLPIRTEDVAEAVGMSQRSLQSAFRKEHDITAIDYLRRVRLDRVQEELRQADPGRATVAEIANRWGFAHLGRFSASYTNRFGEYPSTTLGS, from the coding sequence ATGAGCGAACACACGGGACCCGTCGAGCGGTCCGAGGTCGCAGGTCGCGACGTCGATGAGGCCCGCGAGCTGTTCGCCGGTGCCTACAACGCCGGCTCGATGGTCATCGAGCCCACGGCATCCGACTTCACCTTTCGATACACCGCCATCGGCGACGACGAGCTGACCCTGCGCGGCACCCAGTTCGACGGCCACGTCACGGGCACGGTCCTGACGCAGGGCGAGTACATCGTCTCGTGGTTGACCGGCGGCAGTGGCGCCACCGATCTCGCCGGTGATCCGGTACGACTCGTGCACGGGCAGCCGGCGATGTTCGCGAACAACCGGCTCGCCGAGTTCGACTTCACGGACTACCGGCAGAACCTGATGCACTTCGACGGGACGTTCCTCGAGCGGGTGGCCGGCGAGGTGGAGGGCACGAGCGGCCCGATCCTCTTCGACACGACGGCCCGCCCGTCCGGAGAACAGCTCCGTCGTTGGGCCGCCTCGGTGACGTCCGTCGCCCGGGTCATCTACGACGACGCGAGTCCAGCGCTCCTGCGGTCCGAGGCGAACCGCGCGGCAGCGGTCGCGCTCTTGGAGACCTTCCCGCACACGGCGCTCCATGCGCCGGTCGAGATCGGGGTACCGAGCGGCGGGAAGACCCGCGCGGCCGTCGAGTTCATGATCGCCAACGCGCATCTCCCGATTCGAACGGAGGACGTGGCCGAAGCGGTCGGCATGAGCCAGCGCAGTCTCCAGAGCGCCTTCCGTAAGGAGCACGACATCACCGCGATCGACTACCTCAGGCGTGTCCGGCTCGATCGGGTGCAGGAGGAACTTCGTCAGGCCGACCCGGGGCGGGCCACGGTCGCCGAGATCGCCAACCGATGGGGCTTCGCCCATCTCGGGCGCTTCTCCGCCTCGTACACCAACCGCTTCGGTGAGTACCCGAGCACGACGCTCGGCTCATAG
- a CDS encoding type II toxin-antitoxin system death-on-curing family toxin gives MTAYFLDREDVLTASAAALGHQPAVRDFGLLDAAVARPQSTVFGLDAYPDIFLKAAALLHSIARNPAFVDGNKRTAWASAWVFLGVNGIRLSHGFDVDAAEAFMNSVATGDAELAFVASVLRSFAAREED, from the coding sequence GTGACCGCGTACTTCCTTGACCGCGAGGATGTCCTCACGGCCAGCGCCGCCGCGCTCGGCCACCAGCCTGCCGTCCGCGATTTCGGACTTCTCGACGCTGCAGTCGCCCGGCCGCAGAGCACCGTTTTCGGACTCGACGCCTACCCGGACATCTTCCTGAAAGCGGCAGCCCTACTGCACTCCATCGCTCGCAATCCTGCTTTCGTCGACGGAAACAAGCGCACGGCTTGGGCGTCTGCGTGGGTGTTCCTCGGCGTGAACGGCATCCGGCTCAGCCACGGTTTCGACGTGGATGCAGCGGAGGCGTTCATGAACAGCGTCGCCACGGGTGACGCGGAGCTCGCATTCGTCGCATCCGTGCTGCGCAGTTTCGCCGCGCGGGAGGAGGACTGA
- a CDS encoding antitoxin Phd, with protein sequence MPALNVTFTDAELEQLRASASGTETSLKVFVHDAALAAANDRKRMIAQLAQEVAATSAELNARLA encoded by the coding sequence ATGCCGGCACTCAACGTGACCTTCACCGACGCGGAACTCGAGCAGCTCCGCGCATCCGCCTCAGGCACGGAGACCTCCCTGAAAGTGTTCGTCCACGATGCCGCATTGGCTGCGGCGAACGACCGGAAGCGGATGATCGCCCAACTCGCGCAGGAGGTCGCAGCGACCTCCGCCGAGCTCAATGCGCGCCTCGCGTGA